One Malus sylvestris chromosome 14, drMalSylv7.2, whole genome shotgun sequence DNA segment encodes these proteins:
- the LOC126600693 gene encoding ABC transporter A family member 1-like yields MLLLLTLMKIKTERTRVLSGSIDNAIIYLRNLWKLPYGQGLSLADVLGHLERNRSKLGIAEYSISQSTLETIFNHFAANS; encoded by the exons ATGTTGTTACTCTTGACCTTGATGAAGATAAAGACAGAAAGAACTAGGGTTCTTTCAGGTTCCATTGACAATGCCATAATCTATTTGCGGAATCTTTGGAAG TTGCCATATGGACAGGGCCTCTCGCTTGCAGATGTCCTCGGGCACCTTGAACGGAACAG AAGTAAACTTGGCATTGCAGAATACAGTATTAGCCAGTCCACTCTCGAAACCATATTCAACCATTTTGCAGCTAACTCGTGA
- the LOC126600688 gene encoding pentatricopeptide repeat-containing protein At1g63330-like isoform X2 — MTLGALSMQCHASSGNFAKALKSLNSMGNVPGKPTVYDFNALVYSYLKSQTVLLDNVVQVYLGMKRFGPAPNASTFNALLNGMLSLGRLKDAYMIAEEMFDCGFLPSFTSLSRILKNMLRVGNLVSSIGVFKLMLRLKYFPTEPSLCLLISKLSKAMMTEEAWFVCYALMRKGHFFGAYVYNPMLWALCKTGQSNNALQLFYWMKRKGVVHNVCSYTALVYGFGREGLWRDLLCCLDEMETDGCKLSAITYTIVIKSLCGDGRIAEALEYLAKMEREGCEPDMTTYNVILHALCIQDRANDIFSLLEMIENKGFSPNAYTYAALGGGLLKTGNIGIACELLLDVITEGNYVDVVVYNIYFNCLCHENRSEEALYRLKKMIGEGLMPSNVSYNTILKSFCRENNLSKALKFLDYFKWDENGPDVVSFNTILSVACKQKKSSVIRRVLSHMKNGGVQPNVISLNCLIQYFCRVKNFSECLKLLDYMTCSGSSPTIVTFNLLLDRLCKNGLVGIAERVFKQLRNTGFFPDTISYNILIHAFIKEGNKAMVNQLVSDMYNQRLKPDLFTYGSLISGLCNDGKVSVALELRDDVIENGLTPSIAIYNTLLEAMFKSGAFSDILSLLKNLVLEGCQPNEVTFEILSRPVFKSWIKRSPEVSNLVELVHECKVN, encoded by the exons ATGACACTTGGCGCG CTCAGTATGCAATGCCATGCCTCCTCCGGTAACTTTGCGAAAGCCCTCAAGTCTTTGAACTCCATGGGCAATGTGCCCGGCAAACCCACTGTGTATGATTTCAATGCTTTGGTTTACTCTTACTTGAAGTCACAGACTGTATTGCTAGACAATGTGGTTCAGGTTTACCTCGGAATGAAGAGATTTGGGCCCGCCCCAAATGCTTCCACTTTCAATGCACTTTTGAATGGTATGCTATCACTTGGTCGTCTGAAAGATGCTTATATGATTGCTGAAGAGATGTTTGATTGTGGGTTTTTACCCTCTTTTACTTCTTTGTCGAGAATCTTGAAAAACATGCTTAGAGTTGGGAATTTAGTTAGCTCAATTGGTGTTTTTAAGCTTATGTTGAGGTTGAAGTATTTCCCGACCGAACCCAGTTTGTGTTTGTTGATTTCTAAGCTTAGTAAAGCCATGATGACCGAAGAGGCGTGGTTTGTGTGCTATGCTCTTATGCGTAAGGGTCATTTTTTCGGTGCTTATGTTTATAACCCTATGCTTTGGGCATTGTGTAAAACCGGCCAGAGTAATAATGCTTTGCAATTGTTTTATTGGATGAAGAGGAAGGGCGTTGTACACAATGTGTGCTCTTATACTGCCTTAGTTTATGGGTTTGGTAGAGAAGGTTTGTGGAGAGATCTTCTGTGTTGTTTAGATGAAATGGAGACTGATGGGTGTAAGCTTAGTGCGATAACATACACTATAGTTATTAAATCTCTTTGTGGTGATGGGAGGATTGCAGAGGCGTTAGAATATTTGGCTAAGATGGAAAGGGAAGGATGTGAACCAGATATGACCACATACAATGTGATCCTTCATGCACTTTGTATTCAAGATAGAGCGAATGACATTTTCAGCTTACTTGAGATGATTGAGAACAAAGGATTTTCTCCCAACGCATACACATATGCTGCCTTGGGAGGAGGCCTGTTAAAAACAGGTAACATTGGGATTGCTTGTGAACTACTGCTTGATGTGATTACAGAGGGCAACTATGTGGATGTTGTTGTGTACAATATATACTTCAATTGTTTGTGTCATGAGAATAGATCAGAAGAAGCGCTATATCGATTGAAGAAAATGATTGGGGAAGGTTTAATGCCAAGTAATGTGTCATATAACACAATTTTAAAGAGTTTCTGTAgagaaaataacctctccaagGCTTTGAAATTCTTGGACTACTTTAAGTGGGACGAAAATGGGCCTGATGTGGTTTCCTTCAATACGATTTTGTCTGTGGCATGCAAACAGAAAAAGAGTTCAGTGATCCGTAGGGTCTTGAGTCATATGAAGAATGGTGGTGTTCAGCCTAATGTTATTAGTTTGAATTGTTTAATTCAGTACTTCTGTAGAGTAAAAAACTTTTCTGAATGTCTGAAGCTCTTGGATTACATGACGTGTAGTGGTTCTAGTCCCACTATTGTCACTTTTAATCTGCTGCTAGACAGACTTTGTAAGAATGGTCTAGTTGGAATTGCAGAACGGGTTTTTAAGCAACTACGGAATACTGGATTTTTTCCTGATACAATTTCTTATAATATTCTTATTCACGCCTTCATTAAAGAGGGCAATAAGGCGATGGTTAATCAATTGGTTAGTGATATGTACAACCAGAGACTAAAACCGGATTTGTTTACCTATGGGTCCTTAATTAGTGGCCTttgcaatgatggaaaggtatCTGTTGCTCTTGAGTTGAGGGATGACGTGATAGAGAATGGGCTTACTCCAAGCATAGCAATCTACAATACCTTATTGGAGGCAATGTTCAAGAGTGGTGCTTTTTCGGACATTTTATCATTATTGAAAAATCTTGTACTGGAAGGCTGTCAACCTAATGAGGTAACTTTCGAGATTCTTAGCCGACCAGTATTCAAAAGTTGGATAAAGAGATCTCCTGAGGTTTCAAATCTTGTGGAGCTTGTGCATGAATGCAAAGTTAATTGA
- the LOC126600688 gene encoding pentatricopeptide repeat-containing protein At1g09900-like isoform X1, with protein sequence MTLGAVSCSHRRICNCYFPPIFVKFSSLSALKATDFTYEASNSDDCNYRELQLSMQCHASSGNFAKALKSLNSMGNVPGKPTVYDFNALVYSYLKSQTVLLDNVVQVYLGMKRFGPAPNASTFNALLNGMLSLGRLKDAYMIAEEMFDCGFLPSFTSLSRILKNMLRVGNLVSSIGVFKLMLRLKYFPTEPSLCLLISKLSKAMMTEEAWFVCYALMRKGHFFGAYVYNPMLWALCKTGQSNNALQLFYWMKRKGVVHNVCSYTALVYGFGREGLWRDLLCCLDEMETDGCKLSAITYTIVIKSLCGDGRIAEALEYLAKMEREGCEPDMTTYNVILHALCIQDRANDIFSLLEMIENKGFSPNAYTYAALGGGLLKTGNIGIACELLLDVITEGNYVDVVVYNIYFNCLCHENRSEEALYRLKKMIGEGLMPSNVSYNTILKSFCRENNLSKALKFLDYFKWDENGPDVVSFNTILSVACKQKKSSVIRRVLSHMKNGGVQPNVISLNCLIQYFCRVKNFSECLKLLDYMTCSGSSPTIVTFNLLLDRLCKNGLVGIAERVFKQLRNTGFFPDTISYNILIHAFIKEGNKAMVNQLVSDMYNQRLKPDLFTYGSLISGLCNDGKVSVALELRDDVIENGLTPSIAIYNTLLEAMFKSGAFSDILSLLKNLVLEGCQPNEVTFEILSRPVFKSWIKRSPEVSNLVELVHECKVN encoded by the coding sequence ATGACACTTGGCGCGGTTAGTTGTTCACACCGCAGAATTTGCAACTGTTATTTTCCtcctatttttgtcaaattttcttCATTATCTGCACTTAAAGCTACAGACTTTACTTATGAAGCAAGCAATTCCGATGACTGTAACTACCGTGAATTACAGCTCAGTATGCAATGCCATGCCTCCTCCGGTAACTTTGCGAAAGCCCTCAAGTCTTTGAACTCCATGGGCAATGTGCCCGGCAAACCCACTGTGTATGATTTCAATGCTTTGGTTTACTCTTACTTGAAGTCACAGACTGTATTGCTAGACAATGTGGTTCAGGTTTACCTCGGAATGAAGAGATTTGGGCCCGCCCCAAATGCTTCCACTTTCAATGCACTTTTGAATGGTATGCTATCACTTGGTCGTCTGAAAGATGCTTATATGATTGCTGAAGAGATGTTTGATTGTGGGTTTTTACCCTCTTTTACTTCTTTGTCGAGAATCTTGAAAAACATGCTTAGAGTTGGGAATTTAGTTAGCTCAATTGGTGTTTTTAAGCTTATGTTGAGGTTGAAGTATTTCCCGACCGAACCCAGTTTGTGTTTGTTGATTTCTAAGCTTAGTAAAGCCATGATGACCGAAGAGGCGTGGTTTGTGTGCTATGCTCTTATGCGTAAGGGTCATTTTTTCGGTGCTTATGTTTATAACCCTATGCTTTGGGCATTGTGTAAAACCGGCCAGAGTAATAATGCTTTGCAATTGTTTTATTGGATGAAGAGGAAGGGCGTTGTACACAATGTGTGCTCTTATACTGCCTTAGTTTATGGGTTTGGTAGAGAAGGTTTGTGGAGAGATCTTCTGTGTTGTTTAGATGAAATGGAGACTGATGGGTGTAAGCTTAGTGCGATAACATACACTATAGTTATTAAATCTCTTTGTGGTGATGGGAGGATTGCAGAGGCGTTAGAATATTTGGCTAAGATGGAAAGGGAAGGATGTGAACCAGATATGACCACATACAATGTGATCCTTCATGCACTTTGTATTCAAGATAGAGCGAATGACATTTTCAGCTTACTTGAGATGATTGAGAACAAAGGATTTTCTCCCAACGCATACACATATGCTGCCTTGGGAGGAGGCCTGTTAAAAACAGGTAACATTGGGATTGCTTGTGAACTACTGCTTGATGTGATTACAGAGGGCAACTATGTGGATGTTGTTGTGTACAATATATACTTCAATTGTTTGTGTCATGAGAATAGATCAGAAGAAGCGCTATATCGATTGAAGAAAATGATTGGGGAAGGTTTAATGCCAAGTAATGTGTCATATAACACAATTTTAAAGAGTTTCTGTAgagaaaataacctctccaagGCTTTGAAATTCTTGGACTACTTTAAGTGGGACGAAAATGGGCCTGATGTGGTTTCCTTCAATACGATTTTGTCTGTGGCATGCAAACAGAAAAAGAGTTCAGTGATCCGTAGGGTCTTGAGTCATATGAAGAATGGTGGTGTTCAGCCTAATGTTATTAGTTTGAATTGTTTAATTCAGTACTTCTGTAGAGTAAAAAACTTTTCTGAATGTCTGAAGCTCTTGGATTACATGACGTGTAGTGGTTCTAGTCCCACTATTGTCACTTTTAATCTGCTGCTAGACAGACTTTGTAAGAATGGTCTAGTTGGAATTGCAGAACGGGTTTTTAAGCAACTACGGAATACTGGATTTTTTCCTGATACAATTTCTTATAATATTCTTATTCACGCCTTCATTAAAGAGGGCAATAAGGCGATGGTTAATCAATTGGTTAGTGATATGTACAACCAGAGACTAAAACCGGATTTGTTTACCTATGGGTCCTTAATTAGTGGCCTttgcaatgatggaaaggtatCTGTTGCTCTTGAGTTGAGGGATGACGTGATAGAGAATGGGCTTACTCCAAGCATAGCAATCTACAATACCTTATTGGAGGCAATGTTCAAGAGTGGTGCTTTTTCGGACATTTTATCATTATTGAAAAATCTTGTACTGGAAGGCTGTCAACCTAATGAGGTAACTTTCGAGATTCTTAGCCGACCAGTATTCAAAAGTTGGATAAAGAGATCTCCTGAGGTTTCAAATCTTGTGGAGCTTGTGCATGAATGCAAAGTTAATTGA
- the LOC126600692 gene encoding ABC transporter A family member 1-like has product MDVNGPYLNDLELGVNAVPTMQYSSSGFLTLQQVLDSFIIFVAQQSDTKDIELSSSASLSSGEPSFVSFPWMLYGPSNIQIVPFPSREYTDDEFQSIIKTVMGVLYLLGFLYPISRLISYSVFEKGYTIANIFLVVAVQ; this is encoded by the exons ATGGACGTGAATGGTCCCTACCTCAATGACCTGGAACTCGGCGTAAATGCTGTACCGACCATGCAGTACAGCTCCAGTGGATTTTTAACT CTCCAGCAAGTACTGGATTCGTTTATTATTTTTGTGGCCCAACAATCTGACACCAAAGATATAGAACTTTCTTCATCGGCATCACTGTCCTCTGGTGAACCTTCCTTTGTCAGCTTTCCATGGATGCTTTACGGcccatcaaacattcaaatagtGCCGTTTCCAAGTCGTGAATACACTGATGATGAGTTCCAGTCCATCATAAAAACTGTGATGGGTGTATT GTATCTTCTGGGATTCCTCTACCCAATTTCTCGGTTGATCAGCTATTCAGTGTTTGAGAAG GGGTATACCATTGCCAATATTTTCCTAGTGGTGGCTGTCCAATGA
- the LOC126600690 gene encoding uncharacterized protein LOC126600690, with translation MASTLGTLFQDQNLSVHSKGDSLVGTGDAFKAQRKGGLGGRKPLGDLSNSGKPAALTQASKKQSSKVTICGDASNNKGLSKASDKVQTRSRNALRDISNTRDALVKNNTKQRVVTKQPVCPDNIAEEGFLHNHQECLKAQDMDEIRQFHQFLMALGVDTDSSKERTSPCVPSLPSKSEPKSPRNWDLEEIPEDRNPWLSDNLDSPPPCKTPKSPNGYADSLLIWEDCDFKLTNTP, from the exons ATGGCATCAACGCTTGGTACTTTGTTCCAAGATCAGAATCTGAGTGTTCATTCTAAGG GAGATTCTCTTGTGGGAACAGGTGATGCCTTCAAAGCGCAAAGGAAAGGGGGGCTTGGTGGAAGGAAACCACTTGGTGATCTATCGAATTCAGGGAAGCCTGCGGCTCTGACTCAGGCATCAAAAAAGCAGTCTTCCAAGGTAACCATTTGTGGTGATGCAAGCAATAACAAAGGCTTGTCTAAAGCCTCAGATAAAGTTCAGACCCGTAGCAGGAATGCTTTACGTGATATATCAAACACACGGGATGCACTGGTGAAGAACAACACAAAGCAGAGGGTTGTGACAAAGCAGCCTGTTTGTCCTGATAACATTGCAGAGGAAGGGTTTCTGCACAACCATCAGGAGTGCCTGAAAGCACAGGACATGGATGAGATTCGGCAGTTTCATCAGTTTCTGATGGCACTTGGAGTAGATACcg ATTCTTCCAAGGAGCGTACATCTCCATGTGTGCCTTCACTGCCAAGTAAATCTGAG CCCAAGAGTCCCAGGAATTGGGATTTGGAAGAGATACCTGAGGATCGAAACCCCTGGTTGTCTGACAACCTTGACTCTCCACCTCCTTGCAAGACTCCAAAATCACCAAATGGCTACGCTGATTCCCTTTTGATTTGGGAGGACTGTGACTTCAAGTTGACGAACACACCATAA
- the LOC126600689 gene encoding AP2-like ethylene-responsive transcription factor At2g41710, giving the protein MASSSSDPGPKTESGSGGGSGGGGVEASEAVIASDQLMVYRGVKKSKKERGCTAKERISKMPPCAAGKRSSIYRGVTRHRWTGRYEAHLWDKSTWNHNQNKKGKQVYLGAYDDEEAAARAYDLAALKYWGPGTLINFPVTDYTRDLEEMQIVSREEYLASLRRKSSGFSRGISKFRGLSSRWEPSLGRMGGSEYFNSTHYGVDPATESEILGALCIERKIDLTSYIKWWGPNRSRQAETSMKFSEETKHGCVGDFGVELKTLEWGIQPTEPYQMPRLGISRVSKKHKGTRVSAMSILSRSAAYKNLQEKASQKEENNADNDENENKNIIHKMDYGKAIEKSTSHDERLSSVLGMSGGMSLQTDVFPLAPFLSAPLLTNYNAVDPLVDPILWTSLAPVLPSGISRTTEITKTETSPTFTLFQPEE; this is encoded by the exons ATGGCGTCGTCGTCCTCGGATCCCGGTCCGAAGACCGAAAGCGGAAGCGGGGGCGGCAGTGGCGGTGGAGGAGTAGAGGCGTCGGAGGCGGTTATAGCGAGCGATCAGCTAATGGTGTACAGAGGGGTGAAGAAAtcgaagaaagagagaggatgTACAGCGAAAGAGCGCATCAGCAAAATGCCTCCGTGTGCTGCTGGAAAACGGAGCTCCATTTACCGTGGAGTCACTCG GCATAGATGGACAGGTCGTTATGAGGCTCATCTTTGGGATAAAAGTACCTGGAATCACAACCAGAATAAGAAGGGAAAGCAAg TTTACTTGG GGGCGTATGATGATGAAGAGGCTGCAGCTAGAGCTTATGATCTTGCTGCCTTGAAATACTGGGGTCCTGGCACTCTCATCAATTTTCCT GTTactgattacacaagggatctTGAAGAGATGCAGATTGTGTCAAGGGAGGAATACCTTGCTTCTCTTCGAAG AAAGAGCAGTGGTTTCTCAAGAGGAATTTCCAAATTTCGTGGGCTTTCTAG TCGTTGGGAGCCGTCATTGGGTCGTATGGGTGGATCTGAGTACTTCAATAGCACACATTATG GCGTTGATCCAGCAACAGAAAGTGAAATTTTGGGAGCTCTTTGCATTGAAAGAAAGATTGACCTAACGAGTTACATCAAGTGGTGGGGACCCAACAGATCTCGACAAGCTGAAACTAGCATGAAATTTTCAGAAGAAACAAAACATGGTTGTGTTGGAGATTTTGGAGTTGAGCTTAAAACATTAGAATGGGGAATCCAGCCTACTGAACCATACCAGATGCCCCGTTTGGGCATCTCTCGTGTAAGTAAAAAGCATAAAGGTACCAGAGTCTCTGCCATGAGCATCCTCTCACGGTCAGCTGCCTATAAGAACTTGCAAGAGAAAGCATCACAAAAGGAGGAAAACAATGCAGATAATGAtgagaatgaaaacaaaaatatcatCCACAAGATGGACTATGGCAAGGCAATTGAGAAATCCACAAGTCATGACGAAAGACTTAGTTCTGTATTAGGAATGAGTGGTGGAATGTCTCTCCAAACGGACGTTTTCCCGTTGGCTCCCTTCTTGTCTGCACCACTTCTGACCAACTACAATGCCGTTGATCCCTTGGTAGACCCCATTCTTTGGACGTCTCTTGCTCCAGTTCTTCCTTCTGGAATTTCTCGCACGACTGAG ATTACAAAGACAGAGACAAGTCCAACTTTCACTTTATTTCAGCCTGAAGAATGA